A DNA window from Setaria viridis chromosome 2, Setaria_viridis_v4.0, whole genome shotgun sequence contains the following coding sequences:
- the LOC117842571 gene encoding uncharacterized protein: MTKYVTLSVRDEEYREITRTMRTTDKLHTLIDFYYDMVPAVAYGEGAFLHRGEPVDRMKTPADYGMRDRDELAFSSQIDSSTFLTLTVREEEGLGSFSLTLRTTDQLRDLMDFCYEMVPTVDYGDGVFLFNGRRVKGHRTPEELGMVDGDWIGVTFRVRY, from the coding sequence ATGACGAAGTACGTCACGCTCTCCGTCCGGGACGAAGAGTACCGCGAGATCACCCGCACCATGCGCACGACCGACAAGCTGCACACCCTCATCGATTTCTACTACGACATGGTGCCCGCCGTCGCGTACGGCGAGGGGGCCTTCCTGCACCGCGGCGAGCCGGTCGACAGGATGAAGACGCCGGCGGACTACGGGATGCGCGATAGGGACGAGCTCGCCTTCTCGTCGCAGATCGACTCGAGCACGTTCCTCACGCTGACCGTGCGGGAAGAGGAAGGGCTCGGGTCCTTCTCCCTCACCTTGCGAACGACCGACCAGCTGCGGGACCTGATGGACTTCTGCTACGAGATGGTGCCCACCGTCGACTACGGCGACGGGGTCTTCCTGTTCAACGGCAGGCGGGTTAAAGGCCACCGGACTCCGGAGGAGCTCGGTATGGTGGATGGCGATTGGATCGGTGTTACTTTCAGAGTTCGTTACTGA
- the LOC117843693 gene encoding SURP and G-patch domain-containing protein 1-like protein: MDKELFANDGSFMERFKQMQQEMQEKEKAAATEASSAPKHGSSKPGFAVAANKRPFELKKAGPVATGGKLAFSLKKAKVAVAPIFAADEEEEDVEREEPAKRHKSVQADAPVAATPAGAVAPPPPNDMTVKQVADKLASFVAKNGRQFENITRQRNPGDTPFKFLFDKHCPDYKYYEFQLAEEEKALGQSKDAEASKNASSSTASFKAPSGPYKSSFEQKSNYQTPASALYGAYEGSSSQGSSSSYGDHNTSAPSDPVALMEFYAKKAAQEERKRPLRQSKDEMPPPPSLQGPPKKGHHMGDFIPQEELEKFMARCNDAEAQKATKEAAEKAKIQADNIGHKLLSKMGWREGEGLGSERRGRADPIMAGDVKKDHLGVGAVKPGEVTSEDDIYEQYKKRMMLGYRYRPNPLNNPRKQYY, translated from the exons ATGGATAAGGAGCTCTTCGCCAACGACGGCTCCTTCATGGAGAGGTTCAAGCAGATGCAGCAGGAGAtgcaggagaaggagaaggccgcTGCTACTGAAGCCTCATCGGCTCCCAAGCACGGGAGCTCCAAGCCGGGGTTTGCTGTTGCGGCGAACAAGAGGCCGTTCGAGCTGAAGAAGGCTGGTCCAGTCGCCACGGGCGGGAAGCTGGCCTTTAGCCTGAAGAAGGCCAAGGTCGCGGTCGCCCCTATTTTTGCGGCCgacgaagaggaagaggatgtgGAGAGGGAGGAGCCTGCCAAGCGCCACAAGTCTGTGCAAGCTGATGCTCCTGTGGCAGCTACCCCGGCAGGGGCTGTTG CCCCACCCCCACCAAATGATATGACAGTGAAGCAAGTTGCTGACAAATTGGCAAGTTTTGTTGCAAAAAATGGGAGACAATTTGAGAATATCACACGGCAGAGGAATCCTGGAGATACACCATTCAA ATTTCTATTTGACAAACACTGTCCAGACTACAAATATTATGAGTTTCAGCTTGCTGAAGAGGAAAAGGCTCTTGGTCAGTCAAAGGATGCTGAAGCATCAAAAAATG CTAGTTCTAGCACTGCAAGCTTCAAAGCACCAAGTGGTCCGTATAAAAGCTCATTTGAACAAAAGTCCAACTATCAGACACCTGCATCAGCTTTGTATGGGGCATATGAGGGTAGTTCTTCCCAAGGAAGCTCATCTAGTTATG GTGATCACAATACATCTGCACCGTCAGATCCTGTAGCTTTGATGGAATTCTATGCGAAGAAGGCTGCACAGGAAGAACGGAAGAGGCCACTAAGACAGTCAAAAGATGAAATGCCGCCACCTCCTTCTCTTCAAG GTCCTCCTAAGAAGGGACACCACATGGGTGACTTCATTCCTCAAGAAGAACTTGAAAAGTTCATGGCACGCTGTAATGATGCTGAAGCACAAAAGGCTACGAAAGAAGCTGCCGAGAAGGCTAAGATTCAGGCAGACAATATTGGCCACAAACTTCTATCTAAGATGGGTTGGAGGGAAG GTGAGGGTCTTGGTAGTGAGAGAAGAGGCCGTGCGGATCCCATTATGGCTGGAGATGTGAAGAAGGATCATCTTGGTGTTGGTGCTGTCAAGCCTGGTGAGGTCACATCTGAAGATGACATCTACGAGCAATACAAGAAGAGAATGATGCTTGGATACCGCTATAGGCCAAACCCTCTG AACAATCCAAGGAAACAATATTACTGA
- the LOC117844871 gene encoding tubulin alpha-3 chain, producing MREIISIHIGQAGIQVGNACWELYCLEHGIEADGTMPSDTSVGVAHDAFNTFFSETGSGKHVPRAIFVDLEPTVIDEVRTGSYRQLFHPEQLISGKEDAANNFARGHYTVGKEIVDLCLDRVRKLADNCTGLQGFLVFNAVGGGTGSGLGSLLLERLSVDYGKKSKLGFTIYPSPQVSTAVVEPYNSVLSTHSLLEHTDVAVLLDNEAIYDICRRSLDIERPTYTNLNRLISQIISSLTTSLRFDGAINVDVTEFQTNLVPYPRIHFMLSSYAPVISAEKAYHEQLSVPEITNAVFEPSSMMAKCDPRHGKYMACCLMYRGDVVPKDVNAAVATIKTKRTVQFVDWCPTGFKCGINYQPPSVVPGGDLAKVQRAVCMISNNTAVAEVFSRIDHKFDLMYAKRAFVHWYVGEGMEEGEFSEAREDLAALEKDYEEVGAEGADDEGDDGEDY from the exons ATGAGAGAGATCATCAGCATCCACATCGGCCAGGCCGGGATCCAGGTCGGAAACGCCTGCTGGGAGCTCTACTGCCTGGAGCACGGCATCGAGGCCGATGGCACCATGCCCAG TGATACCTCGGTTGGCGTTGCACATGATGCCTTCAACACTTTCTTCAGCGAGACTGGTTCTGGCAAGCATGTGCCGAGGGCCATCTTTGTCGACCTTGAGCCCACTGTCATTGATGAGGTGCGCACTGGCTCATACCGCCAGCTCTTCCACCCAGAGCAGCTCATCTCCGGGAAGGAGGATGCGGCTAACAACTTTGCCCGTGGCCACTACACCG TCGGAAAGGAGATTGTCGATCTATGCCTGGATCGCGTGCGCAAGCTGGCAGACAATTGCACTGGGCTGCAGGGATTCTTGGTGTTCAATGCTGTTGGTGGTGGTACTGGCTCTGGACTTGGTTCACTGCTGCTGGAGCGCCTCTCAGTTGATTACGGCAAGAAGTCCAAGCTTGGGTTCACCATTTATCCTTCCCCACAG GTGTCAACAGCTGTCGTAGAGCCATACAACAGTGTCCTCTCTACCCACTCCTTGCTTGAGCACACAGATGTTGCAGTCCTCCTGGACAACGAGGCTATCTATGACATATGCCGGAGGTCCCTTGACATTGAAAGGCCAACCTACACCAACTTGAACAGGCTGATCTCACAGATCATATCTTCGCTTACCACCTCCCTGAGGTTTGATGGTGCTATCAACGTGGATGTTACTGAGTTCCAGACCAACCTTGTTCCATACCCACGTATCCATTTCATGCTTTCATCATATGCCCCTGTAATCTCTGCCGAGAAGGCCTACCATGAGCAGCTCTCTGTGCCTGAAATCACCAATGCTGTCTTTGAGCCCTCAAGCATGATGGCCAAGTGTGACCCAAGGCATGGGAAGTACATGGCTTGCTGCTTGATGTACCGTGGTGATGTTGTTCCCAAGGATGTCAATGCTGCAGTTGCAACCATCAAGACCAAGAGAACTGTCCAGTTTGTGGACTG GTGCCCCACTGGGTTCAAGTGTGGTATCAACTACCAGCCACCATCTGTTGTCCCTGGAGGCGACCTGGCAAAGGTCCAGCGTGCAGTGTGCATGATCAGCAACAACACTGCCGTCGCCGAGGTGTTCTCACGCATTGACCACAAGTTCGACCTGATGTACGCCAAGCGCGCCTTCGTGCACTGGTACGTCGGTGAGGGTATGGAGGAAGGCGAGTTCTCGGAGGCCCGTGAGGACTTGGCCGCGCTCGAGAAGGACTACGAGGAGGTCGGCGCAGAGGGCGCGGACGACGAAGGTGACGATGGAGAAGACTATTGA
- the LOC117843252 gene encoding ethylene-responsive transcription factor ERN1 — protein sequence MELHFQPQSSGFQLEDYSSYYYYYYQQEAAAQAKPSKPRGRKKGSNNHSKFVGVRQRPSGRWVAEIKDTTQKIRMWLGTFETAEAAAKAYDEAARLLRGNEARTNFAPRISPDCPLAVRIRGLLHHKKVKKAKAAAASSSSAAAAAISKKKAAISPAPTTSNSNSNSNSNSNNNSNSTNSACGGSSSSSSSSSSAVSCDDAVLNGGGGALDASEVYRPEFAAVGAEEFDSWMFDSAFGQFPALDSFAAVDTAVPAAPVEEEPVATAAPGEMAEFERIKVERRISASLYAMNGLQEYFDRVLDASACDPLWDLSPLCH from the coding sequence ATGGAGCTCCACTTCCAGCCACAGTCATCAGGGTTCCAGCTCGAGGATTACAGcagctactactactactactaccagcaggaggcggcggcgcaggccaagCCGTCCAAGCCGCGGGGCCGGAAGAAGGGCAGCAACAACCACAGCAAGTTCGTCGGCGTCCGGCAGCGGCCGTCGGGGCGGTGGGTGGCCGAGATCAAGGACACCACGCAGAAGATCCGCAtgtggctcggcaccttcgagaccgccgaggccgccgccaagGCCTACGACGaggccgcccgcctcctccgcggcaACGAAGCCCGCACCAACTTCGCGCCCCGCATCTCCCCGGACTGCCCGCTCGCCGTCCGCAtccgcggcctcctccaccacaagaaggtcaagaaggccaaggccgccgcggcgagctcctcctcggccgccgccgccgccatctcgaAGAAGAAGGCGGCGATCTCCCCTGCTCCCACCACGAGCAATAGCAATAGCAATAGCAATAGCAATAGCAATAATAATAGTAATAGCACGAATAGTGCTTGTGGTGGctctagcagcagcagcagcagctccagcagcgCAGTCAGCTGCGACGACGCCGTGCtaaatggcggcggcggcgcgctggacGCCAGTGAGGTGTACCGGCCGGAGTTCGCCGCCGTGGGCGCCGAAGAGTTCGATTCTTGGATGTTCGACTCGGCGTTCGGCCAGTTCCCGGCTCTGGACAGCTTCGCCGCTGTCGACACCGCCGTCCCAGCCGCACCCGTGGAAGAGGAGCCGGTCGCCACCGCGGCGCCGGGCGAAATGGCGGAGTTCGAGCGGATCAAGGTGGAGCGGCGCATCTCGGCGTCGCTGTACGCCATGAACGGCCTGCAGGAGTATTTCGACCGGGTGCTCGACGCCTCCGCCTGCGACCCGCTCTGGGATCTCTCGCCGCTCTGCCACTGA
- the LOC117843722 gene encoding uncharacterized protein gives MASAEDQAAAAALLGGDPAAFDGLLSTLMSSSNTDRSAAEAAFHRLRASHPEPLALRLASSLASPATAADLRAMAGVLLRKVLSPTPSSDASANNASPPAPLWPQLSLAGQSALKAHLLSALQSDPPKPIAKKVCDAISELAASLLPENAWAELLPFLFRAASGPEAPNLQESALLIFARLADYIAESLLDHLMTIHNLLAAALAHPTSPDVRIAALGAAVNLVQCLPTNADRDKMQDLLPAMMRALTDCLNSGQEASAQEALELLVELAGAEPRFLRRQIADVVGAMLQVAEAAQLEDGTRHLAVEFVITLAEARERAPGMMRRLPQFVGRLFAVLMQMLLDVEDDPAWHSAETEDEDAGEGNNYGVAQECLDRLAIAIGGNAIVPIASELLPQYLSAPEWQKHHAALITLAQIAEGCAKVMLKNLEQVVSMILNGFQHPHPRVRWAAINAIGQLSTDLGPDLQVHYHQKVLPALANAMDDFQNPRVQAHAASAILNFSENCTPEILTPYLDGIVNKLLVLLQNGKQMVQEGALTALASVADSSQEHFKKYYDAVMPYLKAILMNATDKSNRMLRAKSMECISLVGMAVGKDKFRDDARQVMEVLMALQGTPMETDDPITSYMLQAWARLCKCLGQDFLPYMSVVMPPLLQSAQLKPDVTITSAESDDEIESDDDSIETITLGDKRIGIRTSVLEEKATACNMLCCYADELKEGFFPWIDQVAPTLVPLLKFYFHEEVRRAAVAAMPELLRSAKLAVEKGQAQGRDESYVKQLSDYVIPALVEALHKEPETEMCSSMLDSLNECMQLSGRLLDETQVRAISDEIKNVIIASATRKRERTERTKAEDFDADEGELLKEENEQEEEVFDQVSECLGTLIKTFKASFLPFFDELSVYITPMLGKDKTPEERRIAICIFDDVAEQCRESALRYYDTYLPFLLEAANDENSDVRQAAVYGVGVCAEFGGHVFRPLVGEALSKLNNVIRHPEARLPDNIMAYDNAVSALGKICQFHRDGIDAAQVIPAWLSCLPIKDDKIEAKVVHEQLCSMVERSDGEILGPQNQYLLKIISIFAEVLCPGTELATDETKNKMVNILRRFQQTLPPDFLASTFSNLQPQQQLLLQSILST, from the exons ATGGCGTCCGCCGAGGAccaggccgcggccgccgcgctgctgGGGGGCGACCCGGCGGCGTTCGACGGGCTGCTGTCGACCCTCATGTCGTCCTCCAACACCGACCgctccgccgccgaggccgccttCCACCGCCTCCGGGCCTCCCACCCGGAGCCCCTCGCGCTGCGGCTCGCCTCATCGCTCGcgtcgcccgccaccgccgccgacctccgcgccaTGGCGGGGGTCCTGCTCCGCAAGGTcctctccccgaccccgtcCTCCGACGCGTCCGCCAACAACGCCTCGCCCCCGGCGCCGCTCTGGCCGCAGCTCTCCCTCGCCGGCCAGTCCGCGCTCAAGGCGCACCTCCTCTCCGCGCTCCAGTCCGATCCCCCCAAGCCCATCGCCAAGAAGGTCTGCGATGCCATCTCCGAGCTCGCTGCCTCGCTGCTGCCCGAGAACGCCTGGGCCGAGCTGCTGCCCTTCCTCTTCCGCGCCGCGTCGGGGCCCGAGGCGCCCAACCTTCAGGAGTCGGCGCTGCTTATCTTCGCGAGGCTGGCGGATTACATCGCTGAATCGCTCCTCGACCATCTGATGACTATCCACaacctgctcgccgccgctctgGCGCACCCCACATCCCCTGATGTGCGTATTGCGGCCCTGGGTGCCGCAGTCAACCTCGTCCAGTGCCTGCCAACCAACGCCGATCGGGATAAGATGCAGGATTTGCTCCCGGCTATGATGAGGGCGCTCACGGATTGCCTGAACTCTGGCCAGGAGGCCTCGGCGCAGGAGGCGCTGGAGCTGCTCGTTGAGCTGGCTGGCGCAGAGCCAAGGTTCCTACGGAGGCAGATTGCGGACGTGGTGGGAGCAATGCTACAAGTTGCTGAGGCTGCACAGCTGGAAGATGGGACCAGGCACTTGGCGGTTGAGTTTGTCATTACTCTTGCTGAGGCAAGGGAGCGTGCACCGGGAATGATGCGTCGACTCCCGCAGTTTGTCGGCAGGCTGTTTGCAGTGCTAATGCAGATGCTGCTTGATGTCGAGGATGACCCTGCTTGGCACTCTGCTGAAACCGAAGATGAGGATGCAGGTGAAGGGAACAACTATGGAGTGGCACAGGAGTGCCTTGACCGCCTTGCCATCGCCATTGGTGGAAATGCAATTGTGCCAATTGCATCTGAGCTGCTTCCACAGTACCTGTCTGCTCCTGAGTGGCAGAAGCACCATGCTGCGCTCATAACACTCGCACAGATTGCGGAAGGATGTGCAAAG GTTATGCTTAAAAATTTGGAACAAGTTGTCTCGATGATATTGAATGGGTTCCAACATCCTCACCCACGTGTGAGATGGGCTGCAATCAATGCCATTGGTCAGCTCTCTACGGATTTGGGCCCAGACTTGCAAGTTCATTACCACCAGAAAGTGTTGCCTGCATTGGCGAACGCTATGGATGATTTCCAGAACCCACGAGTTCAG GCACATGCTGCATCTGCGATCCTGAACTTCAGTGAGAACTGTACACCGGAAATTTTGACACCTTACCTGGATGGAATCGTCAACAAATTACTTGTCCTTCTTCAG AATGGCAAGCAAATGGTGCAAGAGGGAGCATTGACAGCCCTAGCTTCAGTGGCAGATTCATCACAG GAGCACTTCAAGAAATACTATGATGCTGTCATGCCATACCTAAAAGCTATTTTGATGAATGCAACTGACAAGTCTAATAGGATGCTCCGTGCCAAGTCCATGGAGTGTATTAGTTTGGTAGGAATGGCTGTGGGTAAGGACAAGTTCAGAGACGACGCGAGGCAG GTTATGGAAGTACTTATGGCTTTGCAAGGAACACCAATGGAAACTGATGATCCAATTACCAGCTACATGTTGCAG GCTTGGGCCAGGCTATGCAAATGTCTTGGGCAGGATTTCCTTCCTTACATGAGTGTTGTTATGCCACCATTGCTTCAGTCTGCTCAGCTGAAGCCCGATGTGACAATTACTTCAGCCGAATCAGATGACGAAATAGAATCAGATGACGATAG CATTGAAACAATCACACTTGGTGACAAGAGAATAGGAATCCGAACTAGTGTGCTGGAAGAGAAAGCAACAGCTTGCAACATGCTGTGCTGTTATGCTGATGAGCTTAAGGAGGGTTTCTTCCCATGGATTGATCAG GTTGCCCCCACGTTGGTCCCTCTGCTGAAGTTTTACTTCCATGAAGAAGTCAGAAGAGCTGCTGTTGCGG CAATGCCGGAACTCTTACGTTCGGCAAAGTTGGCTGTTGAGAAAGGACAGGCTCAAGGCCGTGACGAGTCTTATGTTAAACAGTTGTCTGACTACGTAATTCCAGCTCTTGTTGAAGCACTTCACAAG GAGCCAGAAACAGAAATGTGCTCATCCATGCTGGACTCATTAAATGAGTGCATGCAG CTTTCTGGTCGTTTGCTCGATGAAACCCAAGTACGAGCTATTTCGGATGAGATTAAAAATGTCATTATAGCCAGCGCAACCAGGAAAAGGGAACGTACAGAAAGAACAAAAGCGGAAGATTTTGATGCTGATGAAGGAGAGCTACTCAAAGAAGAGAATGAACAGGAGGAGGAAGTATTTGATCAg GTCAGCGAGTGCCTTGGTACTTTGATTAAAACCTTCAAAGCTTCTTTCTTGCCGTTCTTTGATGAGCTCTCTGTGTACATTACGCCAATGTTG GGAAAAGATAAAACACCCGAGGAGAGAAGGATAGCTATCTGTATCTTTGATGATGTTGCGGAGCAATGCCGTGAATCAGCTTTGAGGTATTATGATACATACCTTCCTTTCCTTTTGGAGGCAGCAAACGATGAAAATTCAGATGTCCGGCAG GCTGCTGTCTATGGTGTGGGTGTATGTGCTGAGTTTGGTGGTCATGTTTTTCGCCCTCTAGTTGGAG AGGCCCTATCAAAGTTAAACAATGTTATCCGACATCCTGAAGCACGACTTCCAGACAATATTATGGCCTATGACAATGCTGTTTCGGCACTTGGAAAAATATGTCAATTTCATCGGGATGGCATTGACGCGGCCCAG GTTATTCCAGCATGGCTTAGTTGCTTGCCTATAAAAGATGATAAGATTGAAGCTAAAGTTGTACATGAGCAACTTTGCTCAATGGTGGAGAG GTCGGATGGAGAAATTCTTGGCCCTCAGAATCAGTATCTTCTGAAAATTATTTCAATATTTGCAGAG GTTTTGTGCCCTGGGACAGAGCTTGCTACAGATGAAACAAAAAACAAGATGGTCAATATCTTGAGGCGATTCCAGCAGACTTTACCTCCAGATTTTCTCGCGTCAACATTTTCCAACTTGCaaccgcagcagcagctcctGCTACAGTCCATCTTATCGACATAG
- the LOC117843231 gene encoding beta-hexosaminidase 2, whose protein sequence is MATLLLRLLLLLGWPAMLLMTRAAADASFPVNVWPKPVSMSWAEPHAAVPLSPSFRIVAPSGNPYLASAAERYAKLLVTEWYRPVVRPAVNVTAGSALARLTLAVSDLAAPLQHGVDESYTLEVPATGGAATVTAVTAWGAMRGLETFSQLAWRAGHGRDRGRDMLVLAAGVHVEDRPLYPHRGLMLDTGRTYFPVADILRTIDAMAANKMNVFHWHITDSQSFPIELPSEPQLAEKGAYGEDMRYTVENVKHIVEFAMSRGVRVVPEIDSPGHTASWAGAYPEAVSCAGKFWLPGGDWNNRLAAEPGAGQLNPLAPKTYEVITNVVNDLTSLFPDGFYHAGADEVTPGCWHADPTIQADLDRGATLSQLLERYVSAVHPLVVSRNRTAVYWEDVLLDAAVNVSASAIPPATTILQTWNNGPNNTKLIVRAGYRAIVSSASFYYLDCGHGDFLGNNSIYDDPNSDFNSSGGSWCGPYKTWQRVYDYDIAYGLTPEEARLVIGGEVAMWTEQVDATVLDGRVWPRTSAMAEALWSGNRDASGRKRYAEATDRLTDWRNRMVGRGVRAEPIQPLWCRTRPGMCNAVQ, encoded by the exons ATGGCGACGCTTCTCCTCCGGCTGCTGCTCTTGCTCGGCTGGCCGGCGATGCTCCTGATGACGCGCGCGGCCGCTGACGCGTCGTTCCCTGTCAATGTCTGGCCCAAGCCGGTGTCCATGTCGTGGGCGGAGCCGCACGCGGCCGTGCCGCTGTCGCCGTCGTTCCGCATCGTCGCGCCGTCCGGGAACCCGtacctcgcctccgccgcggagCGCTACGCCAAGCTGCTGGTCACGGAGTGGTACCGGCCCGTCGTCCGGCCGGCGGTCAACGTCACCGCGGGGAGCGCGCTGGCGAGGCTGACCCTGGCCGTGTCCGACCTCGCCGCCCCGCTGCAGCACGGCGTGGACGAGTCCTACACGCTGGAGGTCCCCGCcacgggcggcgccgccacggTCACCGCGGTCACCGCGTGGGGCGCCATGCGCGGGTTAGAGACGTTCTCGCAGCTGGCGTGGCGGGCCGGCCACGGCCGGGACCGGGGCCGGGACATGCTGGTGCTGGCCGCCGGCGTGCACGTCGAGGACCGGCCCCTGTACCCTCACCGCGGGCTGATGCTCGACACCGGTAGGACCTACTTCCCCGTGGCCGACATCCTGCGGACCATCGACGCCATGGCGGCCAACAAGATGAACGTGTTCCACTGGCACATCACGGACTCCCAGTCGTTCCCCATCGAGCTGCCCTCCGAGCCGCAACTCGCCGAGAAGGGCGCATACGGCGAGGACATGCGGTACACCGTCGAGAACGTTAAGCACATCGTCGAGTTCGCCATGAGCCGCGGCGTCCGCGTCGTGCCGGAGATAGACTCGCCGG GCCACACGGCGTCGTGGGCCGGCGCGTACCCGGAGGCCGTGTCCTGCGCGGGCAAGTTCTGGCTTCCCGGCGGCGACTGGAACAACCGTCTCGCGGCGGAGCCGGGCGCCGGGCAGCTCAACCCGCTGGCGCCCAAGACGTACGAGGTCATCACCAACGTCGTCAACGACCTGACCTCCCTCTTCCCGGACGGCTTCTaccacgccggcgccgacgaggtcaCCCCGGGCTGCTGGCACGCGGACCCCACCATCCAGGCCGACCTGGATCGGGGCGCCACGCTGAGCCAGCTCCTGGAGCGCTACGTCAGCGCGGTGCACCCTCTCGTGGTGTCCCGGAACCGCACGGCCGTGTACTGGGAGGACGTGCTGCTGGACGCGGCCGTGAACGTGAGCGCGTCGGCGAtcccgccggcgacgaccaTCCTGCAGACGTGGAACAACGGGCCCAACAACACGAAGCTCATCGTGCGGGCCGGGTACCGCGCCATCGTCTCCTCGGCGTCCTTCTACTACCTCGACTGCGGCCACGGCGACTTCCTCGGCAACAACAGCATCTACGACGACCCCAACAGCGACTTCAACAGCAGCGGCGGGTCCTGGTGCGGGCCCTACAAGACGTGGCAGCGGGTCTACGACTACGACATCGCGTACGGGCTCACCCCCGAGGAGGCCCGGCTGGTGatcggcggcgaggtggcgatGTGGACGGAGCAGGTCGACGCGACGGTGCTGGACGGCCGGGTCTGGCCCAGGACCTCGGCCATGGCGGAGGCGCTCTGGTCCGGCAACCGCGACGCCTCCGGCAGGAAGAGGTACGCCGAGGCGACGGACCGGCTCACCGACTGGCGCAACCGCATGGTGGGGAGAGGGGTCCGGGCCGAGCCCATCCAGCCGCTCTGGTGCCGGACACGCCCCGGGATGTGCAACGCGGTCCAGTAA